One genomic window of Scylla paramamosain isolate STU-SP2022 chromosome 20, ASM3559412v1, whole genome shotgun sequence includes the following:
- the LOC135110091 gene encoding uncharacterized protein DDB_G0271670, whose protein sequence is SSSSSSSSSSSSSSSSSSSSSSSSSSSSSSSSSSSSSSSSSSSSSSSSSSSSSSSSSSSSSSSSSSSSSSSSSSSSSSSSSSSSSSSSSSSSSSSSSSSSSSSSSSSSSSSSSSSSSSSSSSSSSSSSSSSSSSSSSSSSSSSSSSSSSSSSSSSSSSSSSSSSSSSSSSSSSSSSSSSSSSSSSSSSSSSSSS, encoded by the coding sequence tcttcttcttcttcttcttcttcttcttcttcttcttcttcttcttcttcttcttcttcttcttcttcttcttcttcttcttcttcttcttcttcttcttcttcttcttcttcttcttcttcttcttcttcttcttcttcttcttcttcttcttcttcttcttcttcttcttcttcttcttcttcttcttcttcttcttcttcttcttcttcttcttcttcttcttcttcttcttcttcttcttcttcttcttcttcttcttcttcttcttcttcttcttcttcttcttcttcttcttcttcttcttcttcttcttcttcttcttcttcttcttcttcttcttcttcttcttcttcttcttcttcttcttcttcttcttcttcttcttcttcttcttcttcttcttcttcttcttcttcttcttcttcttcttcttcttcttcttcttcttcttcttcttcttcttcttcttcttcttcttcttcttcttcttcttcttcttcttcttcttcttcttcttcttcttcttcttcttcttcttcttcttcttcttcttcttcttcttcttcttcttcttcttct